The following is a genomic window from Carassius carassius chromosome 24, fCarCar2.1, whole genome shotgun sequence.
ACATCTAGATTAGGAAATGCAAGGGTGAAatgcagaaaaaatatattttttttatataggttgTTTGTGATTTGATAAATCTGGTTAGTAAAAACACAAAATTTTAAGttgtaaaaaataacatttatagcaAACTGGGTTTTGTGTGAATGAGGGCATATTTGTTTTGTTGGATCATCAGATGTTGTCATTGTGGTTTAGAACGGTGTGGTGGTGAAGAAGTCAGATGACGGCAATGATGGATTGATCTCCAACAAGAAGCCACGCAAGGCTCAGCAAGCCAGGTCCATGCTTTATGGATTTTTTGTCAAGgtacaaataatcaataaaacaaATCAGTAGTGATTCAGTATTTGGATtatgctgttgttgtaatgtcctGTTTCTCCATTTTTAGTCAGCTACGCTGCTGTCGGGTGAGGAGCAGTCAGAAAAGACCGCTGAATCAgatgacagcagcagcagcagcagttctGAAGATGAGGACCAGAAACTGGACCTTTCCAGTACTACCAAGTATGAGCTGCCAATATTACAAAATCCTACACATTCCTTTAAAAACCTCATAGATTGAATACTACCATTGTTTCATGTCAGCCAGCTCaactgtctgtgtttctgtctgtctcttttagGCTGTCAGATACAGATCTGCTGAAAGCTTGTGGAGGACGCACAGCACACAAGTAAGCTCTGATCTCTTCAGGTTTGCACGATGATGCATCCCAAGCTGCAGTATCCTTACATTAATGTGTGTTAGTCAAACTGGTTTAACTTTTAATACTAGAACTTCCTGCATTTAACCATTTCTATCGATCACATTTGAGCAGGACTTCAATCATAGATAGTGTAATATTAtcaaatcagtgttattttactagagttatatattattatagtattaataaCCTGAATTAGCATTTTAGATTTTAAGTTATCACTTtaagtttgtctgtttgtttatattagattttttaacttgatttttattttgtcttttaattttagtatttaaactatttaagactaaacatttaaacatttctaaTTGTTGCCTTGGTAATAGTACCTTTTGGTGTtttgtctgggtgtgtgtgtgtatatatatatatatatgatatgatatgataagatAAGACATGTTGGTAACTTAaacactgtttgtttgttgtgtgaaTAGAGGAGCCAGACATAGACTCACTATGAGCGCCAAACTGGCCCGGCTTGAGCAGCAGGAACAGGAGTTCATGATCAAGTATGGTAAGAAGAACCAcactgctgaaacatccacaagcaaCACCGATTGTCTAAATCCTGATGGACGTCCAGatattaaagagaaaacaaaacgCAAGAAATCAAAAAGGCAGGAGGAACGATCAGAAAATAACATCCATGAGGATAAGATGACGACACGGGTGCTTTCGAGTTATGATACTGAGGACGGCAAACCCAAAAAAAGGAAAGAGTTTAATGATGCTTCTGTGAATGATGATATGATCGCAGATTCAGAGCcgaagaagaaaaagagaaacCGCAAAGAGAGAGAAGCACCTGAGGATCGTGTTGATGGAGACTGCAGCATAGATGTGAATGAGGCATTCACACACAAATCAGAGGAGcaagacacacacctgccgacaGATGACAGCATgcacaagaagaaaaagaaaaaacggtCCAAGGTGGCTGCTGAGATGGCTGATGCAGATGAGATCAGTGAGGAATCCACAGACGCACACAGCAAACAACCACAGGAGGGCAGTACTGAGTATCAACAAACATCTGATAATACCTTCAAGAAGAAAAAGAGCTCTACCATGGAGCACTGCGAAGATGTGGAGAACTCAACTACAGCAATGACGGTAACAGAAGATGCTAGCAATGAAGCACAGATAATGGACACACAAACAGAAGGACAGGAGAACGACaggaagaaaaacaagaaaatgaaaCGAAGCAAAAAGGAATAGCACTCAATTCTCCAGTGACAGACTTTTAGCTGAGAGACTTTACTTGAAAAAATGCAATCCTGTTCAGATCATGTTTGTTATGCAGCATTCATATTTATTCTTACAAATTATAGTCAATTTTTAAAGCTTGAGACCCACAGGTgacatgaaatgtttttatttgactGATATGCAATACATTTGTATATcgaaaattacaaaaatgtgatgaacTGTGAACAGTTTGGAGTGATTGATTTGTGTGGCTGAAGTATTTATTCAGTCACAATAAAGTTGGATGTTGTTTGCCCGACAGGAAGGATCGTGCATAAGTCATTTTCCTACAGTAGGCATCTCTCTAGGGGCTGTAACTTGAAAACATTGCTAACAAATCAAACTTCAActgaatttgaaaataaaatcattCTTGAGACGGTTGTCTAATGCTCATGTTGAGGGGCCACTTTGGTTTTGTTGGGCTTGTAGGAAGGTTGGCCATGTTAAAACTTCCACTTCGCAGATGTATCGATTCCTCATGTTACAACGTGCTGATATCCAGCTTTTCAGTGGGTTCTTGCTGGGCATTGACAGAACGCATTCCATGTATCCTTTCAAGGGGTCATAGACCCAGAAACTGAAAGGAAAATATGGAAAGCATAAGGTGGTTGCTTTTTAATTGTAACTgattaatttcttttttgattatttttttctttttcgtgGTTTTATCAAAAGgaaatttattttcagttaaaaaagaaacaaatatatatatttttaaatatataaatactgccTGTTACTTCagtaaaaatgatcaaataattataaaaatgaaatagtTTAGTTAatgacatttcttattattattatcaaattacTCTTCTGTTGCCATTTTTTTTTAGACTTACCCTTCCTTGAGTTCAGCGCCAGTGGTCCAGACCCaagtttcttctttcttttcagagagtCCGATCCAGTACCCGTGATATTCATCAAAATATGATTGGGTGTGCTGATTGATGAATTCCTGAATTTGCATAAGATTATAAGAACAGCATTATAATCATGGAAATCATACAGTAAATTTACTGTTGGCAGTCATTTATATTTTGTACAATGTAAACCAGATCCCTGATCTGTTGATCACAATGTCAATGTTTCAAAGTCACTTTGAACTCATCAGAAGAGATTTGTAGTTCTTTGCGGCTAGTGGAAAGACTGTAAGAACACTGACAAACTATTTTTAAGTTCGGAGATTAAGTCTTTGAGTTAGAGAAAAATTAGAccattcttgtttattttttatacttcaTTTTATATACCTGTTCCTCAACACTGTCTATTATGGCCAGATGAGCTCCATATTCCTTGCAGTATTCCCGACTCTCTGTCCACGATTTCCAGGGCCAGTCTTTCATGAAATAGTAACAGCTGGAGCCATTCTGAATCCAATTTTGAAAACAAGGTGTACACTGCACCCCTGTGATTGAGAATAACTCCGGTTAACTGGAGGAAAAACAAACTTCACTCCTGATTCAGTAAAACAGCTTACCATTTCCAGTGGACTGATAGTACTCATCCACTAAAAAGCGTCTCTTCTTCAGTATGAAGTCCAGTGTGCCATTCATCTGTTCCCCCTGTGTCATCAGCCtggctctctctcgctccagcACTTCCTTGTCTGCCAGTAGTTGCAGATTGGTGGCTTTCTCTTGAATGTGCTGGGCCTGTATAAAGTGATTTCCTGAggttaaacattattaaaagtcATTTTCGTTAACCAGAGAGGAAATTATAactatttaaagggatagctcacccaaaaatgaaaactcataatttactcacccttgagttgttctaaacctgtacaGTTTTCTATATGgacacaaaatatatttgaacaatgtgggtaaccaaacagtttctggtatTGAATTCCATAGGATTTTTTCCATAGTATGGAAGTCGGTGAGGACCAGCAGctatttggttacccacattattcaaaatattttattttgtatcttCTTTtatgaaattcatacaggttttgatcaacttaagggtgaatgatgacagaattttcatattttggtCAACTATCCCTTGAGGTGCTGTATGTCTTTCAGGCTTTACTCTTACCAGAATGTTGTTGTATTTTGACATGTGAATGTAGTCTGCAAGGCAAAGAACAacaaacgaaagaaaaaaaaggcaaattgtTAGTTAAATATAAAGTACTTGTAGACTCATGCAATGCAGTGGTTTTGTGATATTTGAGTATTTATGAGTTTAGTAGGCATAGTCCAACCTGGTCTCATATTCATTAATCACTACATTGGCTTATATTACACCTATATACGCTTGTAAGTAATTGTGAAAGTTCTGACATAAGACAACATGACACTTGAGAAAGTTTCCAGTGTTGTCACACAGCAACATTTCTCTTCTTGACACATTTGTAAATGTCTATGTTGGGAATTTCTTTGAGGTTACATCAGGAGTacccttttaattttatttgttttcttcttattatttactTTAGTTCTAGCTCTGATTGAATATACTTAAACCAGTTAACCGTGGTCTTTGAGCTTCCTTGCACAGGGCTAGAACGCAACCAATTGTGAACATCCAAATGTAGGACTGAATGATATTTTGGTGTTGTGTATATGAGTGGTTTTCCTTACTGAAAATGCTGACAGCTGTTAACCCAGCAAGCAGCAGGAAGCAGAGCAGCCCCAGAATAACTGTAGCTCGTCTGTACACTGAAAAGGTTGGGGTGGTGGCATCTTTTGCTGAATAAGATTAGTACTAGTTTGAGTCCAATAGTACGAGCTTATGATAGTGCATGGTAACATTTGACAAAATAAGACTTAAAGATGTTCTGTTTTGTTAGGATTAAATCATAGGTATACAATTTTCTGTACCTTCCGTCAGAGAGTCATGTGCTGGCAAAACAGATTTGTCTAATGAACACTCGGCAGCTGTACAGGAaagagcagaaaaggaaaaagtaCCATGTaacgtataattttttttttaaagaagtgaaATAATTTGTATGTCATTCAGACTTGTTAAAAAATCCCCCAAtttaaaattgtgtgtgtatatacatatacatatatgtatatgtgtgtgtatatatatatatgtatgtatgtatatattatatacatatacatatgtgtgtgtgtgtatgtatatatatatatatatatatatatatatatatatatatatatatatatatatagtatcagTATTACagttgattattttaaatatgctaaatacataaatataaaactagTTTTATAGttaatgtcatgttttttttttgtgacagatcTCTTACCTGAGGTCTCAGGAGCTGTCTGTGAAGTTGATTGTTTTATGTTCACCTCCGCATATACAGACTCCTCTAACTGTGCCACTTTTACATTAATAAGAcaaaaattcattaattaattaatattctgattattcaaatgaataaaaataaaaactactttaaaatatttcaagCAGACTGAGcaaatgttaatattattgtaagATCTTGTGTTTCTTTGccatcactaaaaaaaaaaacacatacctgTAGATTTCTGATTATCAAATGGCTTAAAGCAGACTGTTGAATAGCACAACTCTTCTTCCATACTCGCTCACCTACATAATCCACAAACAGAGAGAAAGCAGCAGTGTGATTAAATCCAGTCAGTCAGATTGAACAGAGACATTTGTGCCAATCAGAATTTGGTAATAACAGATTTCCCggacagcaacatagtgttggcccagatcgtGAAATGTCTGGGTTTGGTCAGAAAACATGTCTCATTTTTCATATTCATACACAAGGAGGTTTCTGAAGTGTCTGTTAATGCTACATTCTACCTTTAGGGAAGCTtaataacaatacaatacaacattTCAATTATTATTGAAAGCAGAAGTGCTATCTTTCAAAATTGTGTTCTTCCTGCACTATGGCATAAACTTGTATGCTTTGAGTTTTGAGGAAGGTTGATATGTAGTCCTATCACTaagaaaatatgaattattttcacATATAGACATTATTATAATGTCTTAACTGAAacttgacagtaaaaaaaaagtcgaTAGATAGATACAAAAAAAAGTCGATAGATAgatacatttgacatttttatcataaacttatatgtaaatgtgtaaaaaagcCATAAACAATTAAGGCCTCTATATACACAATAATGAAGCAATAtagataattttcactgaaagATCATTTTCATTCTGCCATTCATCCTTGGTTGTCAAGAAACTAATTTCTCTGATGTATTGTCATCTTATTGCCACAAGAGGGTGCAGTAAATTAAATTGACAAAATGTAGAGAACATCAAGAATTATTGGGAtcgttcagccaaaaatgaaaattgtcattatttaccatcatgttgttccaaacagaCTGGAACTtttactgtaaagaaaaaaaaaatagatgcactgaaagtgaatggtgactgaggATGTCAGTTCCTAACATTCTGCCTTATATCTCCTGCTGCGTTCCACAGGAGAAAGAAAGTAGTACGGGTTTGTAAGTAATCCAGCAGTGGTACGGTTAACTCTGCAAATTACATCACTGCTTTCCCTGCATTCTGATCATCCACCCCTCCTCCTTAACTCCTTCGCCCTTCCCCTTCTCATTGTCTATGAAAGGAGGGTCTTTCTCTCCCCTGTCCATTCAGCCGCTGGGCACTGGGACTGTGGTCCAGACCTCACCCTCAAGCCTGTCATTATAATCACTTAGCAGTCACAAAGACCTCCAGCCCTTCACAGGCTCTGTGCACAGTTCAAGTGAGACTTAATATTAAACACCACTCTGAGATGGAACTTCTAGGTGGCCGAGTGCCCTTCACCCAGTTTCAGGAGGAAAAGTACCAGATGCTGGAACTGAACCAGCGACTCGAATCGTACTTAGGCCATGTGAAGCTTCTGGAGGAGGAAAACAAGCTACTGCGAGAGGAGATCCACACTCTCAAGAGCAGTAAGGAACCACCAGGCCAGCGCAAAGCTCAAGAGGAGGCTCTCAGCCAGGCCAGGAGGATGTTGGAGGAGGCCTGGAGGAATAAAGATCGTGTGGTAATGGAAGTGGAAAACTTGATGGAGGATATAGAGGTAGTGAGTATTCAAAGACAGAAGGCAAAGAATGCACAGGCAGAAGCTCAGAGAAAACTCATGGAGAGCAGGAAGGAGCTGGAAGAAGAAAATAGAGCTCCGATATGGCTCAGAGAAAAGGCTGGCCAACTTGAGAAAGACCTCTTGCTACAGATGCAAGTCCACCAGAAAAACATGGAAACCTTGCATGCCTCTCTGAAACAGACAAAGCAAGTCTTGATGGCTCCACAACCCACTCAAACTACCAGGATCCCAGACCTGGGACAAGAGTACAGCTACAGAGCAGCTCAAGCCTGGCAGGAGGCAACCAACAACTATCAGAGACTGGTTGGACGCCTGGAAGAAAGTCTAAACCAAGCCAAAGCTAACATGGCAAAGATTCATCAGGAGAAGAGAGAAAACCAGCATCAAGTTCAGCATTTGGCAAAGGAGCTTGAGAGCACTAAGACTAAAAGACAGATGTTGGAGAAAAATGTAGTGCAGCAGAGAGAAGAACATACACAGGAGCTTCAATATCTTCAGGTATTAGTTTCAACTTATGGCCAACCAATTcaatttctgtcattgtttacttacCTTCATATCTTTCCAACCTgtgtgacttactttcttctgtaaaaataacatattttgaataATGCTTCATCTGTTTTTGTCCACACTCATTTGGGTCCAAAACTTTTTTGTATGAACAAAAAGTACTgagacatttttctaaatatgttcCACAGAAGGTCATACAAGTTCGGAACAGGACAAATTTATTCATCTGTGCTCCTTTCTAATATTGTAtaagaaataattaaattttcTGCATTCTCTTCACTTTAACATATATTTTTGAAGAAAACGTCTCATATCTTTGTGCAGGCCCAAGTAGATGCTCTGGAGCTGGAGAAAGACAGCCTGGGGCAGCAGATAGACAGCCTGATGGTGGACAGACAAAATCTTCTGCAGGTCAAGATGTCTCTTGGAATGGAGGTGGCCACATACAGGTACTTCTCCTCAACATCATCACCAATACCAGCAAAATACAACCTCCCTTTATTATTATCTTCAGACCCATCTTTACATGAAGTAAAATATGGATGTAGCTTTTGATGAGTCTCCCCTCCTCTGCACTGTGGAATTTATAATTTATGGAGGCCCAACTAATATGATCAGTGGCTCTAAAAAGCATCTCAGGCACCCTGAGAGGGGTAACTTTAGATAGGTCAAACCGAATGGACCCTCTCCATTTCCTACCTGGCACTGACCCTGATCCATCAGCGTGGAGGAGGGGCATTAAAACGGGGGTGGGGTGGGTGGTGTTATTCATTAAATTAAGTTTTTCCCAAGCATTTTAGCTGTTTCTCATTACTTGGTCTTCCATATGATGAAGTTGTATTCCATTACATGCACAGATTATTAAGAAGGATAGGGGAGGGTTTTAAATACGTGTAATTATAAGAAATGTGTACACCAGTTTATTATTACGGTACAATATGATGCCAGTGTCTTTCAAAAGACTTTTAAAGACATATTTTCTTTAGGTCTTTTAAAGTTTTTGAATACATATATATGAAGAAAGATCCACATTTGTTGTAAAAATGAATTgtgtattgtttttgttcattacaATACAT
Proteins encoded in this region:
- the LOC132103658 gene encoding G patch domain-containing protein 4-like isoform X4 — translated: MGHKEGEQFTFHWWDHVFNKASSNLVVETGQNGVVVKKSDDGNDGLISNKKPRKAQQARSMLYGFFVKSATLLSGEEQSEKTAESDDSSSSSSSEDEDQKLDLSSTTKLSDTDLLKACGGRTAHKGARHRLTMSAKLARLEQQEQEFMIKYGKKNHTAETSTSNTDCLNPDGRPDIKEKTKRKKSKRQEERSENNIHEDKMTTRVLSSYDTEDGKPKKRKEFNDASVNDDMIADSEPKKKKRNRKEREAPEDRVDGDCSIDVNEAFTHKSEEQDTHLPTDDSMHKKKKKKRSKVAAEMADADEISEESTDAHSKQPQEGSTEYQQTSDNTFKKKKSSTMEHCEDVENSTTAMTVTEDASNEAQIMDTQTEGQENDRKKNKKMKRSKKE
- the LOC132103658 gene encoding G patch domain-containing protein 4-like isoform X3, giving the protein MGKRWAIRKASSLLSTGGTMFLIKPRPIWLWKQNGVVVKKSDDGNDGLISNKKPRKAQQARSMLYGFFVKSATLLSGEEQSEKTAESDDSSSSSSSEDEDQKLDLSSTTKLSDTDLLKACGGRTAHKGARHRLTMSAKLARLEQQEQEFMIKYGKKNHTAETSTSNTDCLNPDGRPDIKEKTKRKKSKRQEERSENNIHEDKMTTRVLSSYDTEDGKPKKRKEFNDASVNDDMIADSEPKKKKRNRKEREAPEDRVDGDCSIDVNEAFTHKSEEQDTHLPTDDSMHKKKKKKRSKVAAEMADADEISEESTDAHSKQPQEGSTEYQQTSDNTFKKKKSSTMEHCEDVENSTTAMTVTEDASNEAQIMDTQTEGQENDRKKNKKMKRSKKE
- the LOC132103658 gene encoding G patch domain-containing protein 4-like isoform X5, which translates into the protein MFLIKPRPIWLWKQNGVVVKKSDDGNDGLISNKKPRKAQQARSMLYGFFVKSATLLSGEEQSEKTAESDDSSSSSSSEDEDQKLDLSSTTKLSDTDLLKACGGRTAHKGARHRLTMSAKLARLEQQEQEFMIKYGKKNHTAETSTSNTDCLNPDGRPDIKEKTKRKKSKRQEERSENNIHEDKMTTRVLSSYDTEDGKPKKRKEFNDASVNDDMIADSEPKKKKRNRKEREAPEDRVDGDCSIDVNEAFTHKSEEQDTHLPTDDSMHKKKKKKRSKVAAEMADADEISEESTDAHSKQPQEGSTEYQQTSDNTFKKKKSSTMEHCEDVENSTTAMTVTEDASNEAQIMDTQTEGQENDRKKNKKMKRSKKE
- the LOC132103658 gene encoding G patch domain-containing protein 4-like isoform X1, which gives rise to MAEMVQEKSTGLKFAEEQLLRHGWEKGKGLGRSENGISEAIKVKIKCDKRGMGHKEGEQFTFHWWDHVFNKASSNLVVETGQNGVVVKKSDDGNDGLISNKKPRKAQQARSMLYGFFVKSATLLSGEEQSEKTAESDDSSSSSSSEDEDQKLDLSSTTKLSDTDLLKACGGRTAHKGARHRLTMSAKLARLEQQEQEFMIKYGKKNHTAETSTSNTDCLNPDGRPDIKEKTKRKKSKRQEERSENNIHEDKMTTRVLSSYDTEDGKPKKRKEFNDASVNDDMIADSEPKKKKRNRKEREAPEDRVDGDCSIDVNEAFTHKSEEQDTHLPTDDSMHKKKKKKRSKVAAEMADADEISEESTDAHSKQPQEGSTEYQQTSDNTFKKKKSSTMEHCEDVENSTTAMTVTEDASNEAQIMDTQTEGQENDRKKNKKMKRSKKE
- the LOC132103660 gene encoding C-type lectin domain family 9 member A → MEEELCYSTVCFKPFDNQKSTGMLAQLEESVYAEVNIKQSTSQTAPETSAAECSLDKSVLPAHDSLTEAKDATTPTFSVYRRATVILGLLCFLLLAGLTAVSIFNYIHMSKYNNILAQHIQEKATNLQLLADKEVLERERARLMTQGEQMNGTLDFILKKRRFLVDEYYQSTGNGVQCTPCFQNWIQNGSSCYYFMKDWPWKSWTESREYCKEYGAHLAIIDSVEEQEFINQHTQSYFDEYHGYWIGLSEKKEETWVWTTGAELKEGFWVYDPLKGYMECVLSMPSKNPLKSWISARCNMRNRYICEVEVLTWPTFLQAQQNQSGPST
- the LOC132103658 gene encoding G patch domain-containing protein 4-like isoform X2, coding for MASQKLLKSKLNVTKEGWAIRKASSLLSTGGTMFLIKPRPIWLWKQNGVVVKKSDDGNDGLISNKKPRKAQQARSMLYGFFVKSATLLSGEEQSEKTAESDDSSSSSSSEDEDQKLDLSSTTKLSDTDLLKACGGRTAHKGARHRLTMSAKLARLEQQEQEFMIKYGKKNHTAETSTSNTDCLNPDGRPDIKEKTKRKKSKRQEERSENNIHEDKMTTRVLSSYDTEDGKPKKRKEFNDASVNDDMIADSEPKKKKRNRKEREAPEDRVDGDCSIDVNEAFTHKSEEQDTHLPTDDSMHKKKKKKRSKVAAEMADADEISEESTDAHSKQPQEGSTEYQQTSDNTFKKKKSSTMEHCEDVENSTTAMTVTEDASNEAQIMDTQTEGQENDRKKNKKMKRSKKE